One window of the Saccopteryx bilineata isolate mSacBil1 chromosome 2, mSacBil1_pri_phased_curated, whole genome shotgun sequence genome contains the following:
- the AQP3 gene encoding aquaporin-3 produces the protein MGRQKELMSRCGEMLHIRYRLLRQALAECLGTLILVMFGCGSVAQVVLSRGTHGGFLTINLAFGFAVTLGILIAGQVSGAHLNPAVTFAMCFLAREPWIKLPIYTLAQTLGAFLGAGIVFGLYYDAIWAFANNALVVSGPNGTAGIFATYPSGHLDMVNGFFDQFIGTASLIVCVLAIVDPYNNPVPRGLEAFTVGLVVLVIGTSMGFNSGYAVNPARDFGPRLFTAIAGWGSEVFTTGRHWWWVPIISPLLGSIAGVLVYQLMIGCHLEQPPPSTEQENVKLAHVKHKEQL, from the exons ATGGGTCGACAGAAAGAGCTGATGTCCCGCTGCGGGGAGATGCTCCACATCCGCTACCGGCTGCTTCGCCAGGCGCTGGCTGAGTGCCTGGGAACCCTCATCCTCGTG ATGTTTGGTTGTGGCTCCGTGGCCCAGGTCGTGCTTAGCCGGGGTACCCATGGTGGTTTCCTTACCATCAACCTGGCCTTTGGCTTTGCTGTCACCTTGGGCATACTCATCGCTGGCCAGGTCTCCG GGGCCCACCTGAACCCTGCTGTGACCTTTGCCATGTGCTTCCTGGCAAGAGAGCCCTGGATCAAGCTGCCCATCTACACCCTGGCTCAGACACTGGGAGCCTTCCTGGGCGCTGGAATTGTTTTTGGGCTGTACTATG ATGCAATCTGGGCCTTTGCCAACAATGCGTTGGTAGTCTCAGGCCCCAATGGCACGGCGGGCATCTTTGCCACCTATCCCTCTGGACACTTGGACATGGTCAATGGCTTCTTCGACCAG TTTATTGGCACAGCCTCCCTCATCGTGTGTGTGCTGGCCATTGTGGACCCCTACAACAACCCTGTCCCCCGTGGCCTGGAGGCCTTCACTGTGGGCCTGGTGGTTCTGGTCATTGGCACCTCTATGGGCTTCAACTCCGGCTATGCTGTCAACCCTGCCCGGGACTTCGGCCCTCGCCTCTTCACTGCCATCGCCGGCTGGGGCTCAGAAGTGTTCAC GACTGGCCGCCACTGGTGGTGGGTGCCCATCATCTCCCCGCTCCTGGGCTCCATTGCCGGAGTCTTGGTGTACCAGCTCATGATTGGCTGCCACCTAGAGCAGCCTCCGCCCTCCACTGAGCAGGAGAATGTGAAACTGGCCCATGTGAAGCACAAGGAACAGCTCTGA